Proteins encoded within one genomic window of Pseudomonadota bacterium:
- a CDS encoding 5-formyltetrahydrofolate cyclo-ligase, translating into MTDNRRSELRKKMRGLRRSLPRAEQSAAAQAITARLSSQDLFRQAIKIAAYLPFDGEVDTGSLISMAIDAGKTVCVPVLVDRGKNMRFAVYKPGQRLLVNHYGIPEPAREDRRYVATDQLDLVLTPLVAFDHSLHRIGVGAGYYDRCFSFLRHRKNRIKPRLIGLAYDFQRVTELEPREWDVSLSAVATETAFYTSSAAANQK; encoded by the coding sequence GTGACTGATAACCGGCGATCTGAACTCCGCAAGAAAATGCGCGGCCTGCGCAGATCACTCCCGCGGGCGGAACAATCCGCCGCCGCACAAGCCATCACCGCTCGGCTGAGCAGCCAGGATTTGTTTCGCCAAGCCATAAAAATAGCGGCTTATCTTCCATTTGACGGCGAAGTGGACACCGGGTCATTGATTTCCATGGCAATCGACGCAGGCAAAACCGTGTGCGTGCCGGTATTGGTCGACCGCGGGAAAAATATGAGATTTGCGGTCTACAAGCCCGGGCAGCGTCTGTTGGTCAACCACTACGGCATTCCGGAACCCGCTCGTGAAGACCGCCGTTACGTTGCTACCGATCAACTGGACCTGGTGCTGACACCACTGGTGGCCTTTGACCACTCGTTGCACCGGATCGGCGTGGGGGCCGGCTATTATGATCGTTGTTTCTCGTTCCTGCGGCATCGCAAAAACCGGATAAAGCCACGCTTGATCGGACTCGCGTACGATTTTCAGCGGGTAACTGAGCTGGAACCACGGGAATGGGACGTCTCGCTAAGCGCCGTGGCAACCGAAACCGCTTTTTACACTTCGAGCGCTGCGGCAAACCAAAAATGA
- a CDS encoding cell division protein ZapA translates to MSDTFARVNVRILEKEYQVSCPVDERAALLDAAELLNNKMREIKDSGKVMGLDRIAVMAALNITNDFLMAQSAGTTIDETVSIRLRNLTERVETALQKGQQMDL, encoded by the coding sequence ATGAGTGACACATTTGCCAGGGTAAACGTGCGCATCCTGGAAAAGGAATACCAGGTTTCCTGCCCGGTCGACGAGCGCGCTGCGTTGCTCGATGCCGCGGAATTGCTAAACAACAAAATGCGTGAAATCAAGGATAGCGGCAAGGTCATGGGTCTGGACCGTATCGCCGTCATGGCCGCGTTAAATATCACCAACGACTTTCTGATGGCGCAAAGCGCAGGCACAACGATTGACGAAACTGTAAGCATCAGGCTGCGAAACCTGACAGAGCGCGTCGAAACGGCCCTGCAAAAGGGCCAGCAAATGGATTTGTGA
- a CDS encoding GNAT family N-acetyltransferase has translation MSAGRFRLRAAERKDASLILAFIKELADYEELGDQVSATEEKLVASLFAEPAFAEVLIAEAVADKGTMEAAGFALYFYNYSTFLGQPGIFLEDLFVRPAFRGLGIGIGLLRELAKKTIEENCGRLEWMVLDWNEPAIDFYHSIGARRVDGFVPYRLSGDALQRLAQSGQDG, from the coding sequence ATGAGCGCGGGTCGTTTCCGGTTGCGCGCGGCCGAGCGGAAAGATGCTTCGTTGATCCTCGCTTTTATCAAGGAACTGGCCGATTACGAGGAACTGGGCGACCAGGTAAGCGCCACCGAGGAAAAACTGGTGGCCAGTCTGTTTGCCGAGCCAGCTTTTGCCGAAGTGCTGATTGCCGAGGCGGTTGCGGATAAAGGCACCATGGAGGCGGCTGGCTTCGCATTGTATTTCTACAATTACTCGACCTTTCTCGGCCAGCCCGGCATCTTCCTCGAGGATTTGTTTGTTCGCCCGGCGTTTCGCGGCCTCGGGATCGGCATCGGCCTGTTGCGCGAGCTGGCGAAAAAAACCATCGAAGAAAATTGTGGGCGTCTGGAATGGATGGTGCTTGACTGGAACGAACCCGCCATTGATTTTTATCATTCCATCGGCGCGCGGCGGGTGGATGGATTCGTGCCCTACCGGCTTAGCGGAGACGCCTTGCAAAGGCTGGCGCAAAGCGGGCAAGATGGATAA
- a CDS encoding 4a-hydroxytetrahydrobiopterin dehydratase, whose amino-acid sequence MDNKLQNRHCKPCEGGVEPLSHEAATAMVGQLEDGWALSADGKEIRRDYSFGGFYQTMSFANAVAWIANAENHHPDLELGYGHCLVRYTTHSIDGLSENDFICAAKIDALGA is encoded by the coding sequence ATGGACAATAAGCTGCAAAACAGGCACTGCAAGCCCTGTGAAGGCGGGGTGGAACCGCTGTCGCATGAGGCCGCGACCGCGATGGTCGGGCAACTTGAGGATGGCTGGGCGTTGTCAGCCGATGGCAAGGAAATCCGCCGCGATTATTCCTTTGGCGGCTTTTACCAGACCATGAGCTTTGCCAATGCCGTGGCCTGGATCGCCAATGCGGAAAACCACCACCCGGACCTCGAACTCGGCTATGGCCATTGCCTGGTACGCTACACGACCCACTCGATCGACGGCCTTTCTGAGAATGATTTTATTTGCGCGGCAAAAATAGACGCGCTAGGAGCCTGA
- a CDS encoding EVE domain-containing protein, protein MNYWLFKSEPGEFGIDDLANSPGKTNHWDGVRNYQARNMMRDQMKKGDLAFFYHSNCDQPAIVGTVIVVGEGYPDHTAFDPMDKHFDAKSDSENPRWFMVDVKFKRKFARELPLTFLKQFQDKELQGFQLLMRGNRLSVMPVKKAHWNFINNLL, encoded by the coding sequence ATGAATTACTGGCTGTTCAAATCGGAGCCTGGAGAATTCGGGATTGATGACCTGGCGAACTCCCCCGGGAAAACAAATCACTGGGACGGCGTGCGCAATTACCAGGCGCGAAACATGATGCGCGATCAAATGAAGAAAGGTGATCTCGCCTTTTTTTATCATTCCAACTGCGATCAACCCGCTATCGTCGGAACCGTAATCGTTGTTGGTGAAGGATATCCCGATCACACGGCGTTCGATCCAATGGACAAACATTTCGATGCAAAATCGGATTCCGAAAATCCACGCTGGTTTATGGTCGACGTAAAATTTAAACGAAAGTTTGCCAGAGAACTGCCGCTAACATTTCTCAAACAGTTCCAGGACAAGGAACTACAAGGGTTTCAGCTACTAATGCGTGGAAATCGACTTTCAGTTATGCCCGTAAAAAAAGCGCACTGGAACTTTATAAACAACCTTCTTTAA
- a CDS encoding DUF885 domain-containing protein, which yields MIATAAFMLAGQPGWVKADASSDLHQLFAESWERTLRENPTVASSFGDLRYNRQWPDRSLGAIAVSHAEDRRDLARIRQIDRSALSETDRINYDLFMRQTQDQVKAYRFRQFLLPLNQRGGIQTADQLADRLKFDNARAYEDWIARLQSFDVYMDQTIKLMRRGIKEGRVHPTIIMQRLPAQITAQLVDDPFASSFFAPFNDMPESISEHRQGKLKARARKAIARAVLPSFKRLAKFIDHDYLPVTRDQVGADAQPDGEAFYQFRVEHYTTTSLSADEIHEIGLREVARIRGKMMEIIKNLNFSGSFDDFLKFLRTDPQFYYDSSDELLAGYIAITKRIDPEVPRLFGRLPKAPYVVKAIPAAIAPDTTTAYYSRPAADGSRPGTYFVNLYRPEVRPKYEMEVLSVHEAVPGHHLQIALAQELGELPAFRRYSGFTAFIEGWGLYSESLGGDLGLYADPYSEFGQLTYEMWRAVRLVVDTGMHAKHWSRQKAITFFKDNAAKTEFDIVNEIDRYIVMPGQALAYKIGELKIKQLRRQSQDALGEDFDIKRFHNAVLEKGAVPLDVLESQIDAWITAEKNRFGRNSLKQ from the coding sequence ATGATCGCCACCGCTGCCTTCATGCTGGCCGGCCAGCCGGGCTGGGTCAAAGCCGATGCAAGCTCCGATCTGCATCAATTGTTTGCGGAATCCTGGGAACGGACGCTGCGCGAAAACCCCACCGTCGCATCCAGCTTTGGCGATCTGCGTTATAACCGGCAATGGCCCGATCGCAGCCTCGGCGCCATCGCTGTTTCTCACGCCGAGGACCGGCGCGACCTGGCCAGGATCAGGCAGATCGACCGTTCGGCGCTGTCTGAGACGGACCGGATCAACTATGACCTGTTCATGCGCCAGACGCAGGACCAGGTCAAAGCCTACCGGTTCAGACAATTCCTGCTGCCGTTAAATCAACGTGGCGGTATCCAGACCGCGGATCAGCTCGCCGACCGCCTGAAATTCGATAATGCAAGGGCTTATGAAGACTGGATAGCCCGTCTGCAGTCCTTTGATGTTTACATGGACCAGACCATCAAGCTGATGCGACGGGGGATCAAGGAGGGCCGGGTCCACCCGACCATCATCATGCAGCGTTTACCGGCGCAGATCACCGCCCAGCTCGTTGACGATCCGTTCGCCAGCTCGTTTTTCGCACCCTTCAACGATATGCCCGAGAGCATATCCGAGCACCGCCAGGGCAAGCTGAAAGCCCGGGCGCGCAAGGCGATCGCGCGCGCAGTCCTGCCGAGTTTCAAGCGCCTGGCTAAATTCATCGACCATGACTACCTGCCCGTGACCCGCGACCAGGTCGGCGCAGATGCACAGCCCGATGGCGAGGCCTTTTACCAATTCCGGGTCGAGCACTACACAACCACATCCTTAAGCGCCGATGAAATCCATGAAATCGGCCTGCGGGAAGTCGCCAGAATTCGCGGCAAAATGATGGAAATCATCAAGAACTTGAATTTTAGCGGCAGTTTTGACGATTTTCTTAAATTTTTGCGCACAGATCCGCAATTTTACTATGACAGTTCGGACGAACTGCTGGCCGGGTACATTGCGATCACCAAACGGATCGATCCGGAGGTGCCACGGTTGTTTGGCCGGTTGCCAAAAGCGCCTTACGTGGTCAAAGCAATTCCTGCCGCGATCGCGCCTGACACCACGACCGCGTATTACTCGCGGCCGGCCGCCGATGGCAGCCGGCCGGGCACATATTTTGTCAACCTGTACCGCCCGGAAGTTCGGCCGAAATACGAAATGGAAGTATTGAGCGTGCACGAAGCGGTACCCGGCCATCACCTCCAGATCGCGCTCGCGCAAGAGTTGGGCGAGCTGCCCGCGTTCAGGCGCTATAGTGGATTTACCGCCTTCATCGAGGGCTGGGGCCTGTACAGCGAAAGCCTGGGCGGAGACCTTGGGCTGTACGCGGACCCCTATTCCGAGTTCGGTCAGCTCACCTATGAAATGTGGCGTGCCGTACGCCTGGTCGTCGATACCGGCATGCATGCGAAGCATTGGAGCCGGCAAAAAGCGATAACTTTTTTCAAGGACAATGCGGCGAAAACCGAGTTCGACATCGTCAACGAGATAGATCGCTATATCGTCATGCCCGGTCAGGCCCTGGCCTACAAGATCGGCGAGCTGAAAATCAAACAACTGCGCCGGCAAAGCCAGGATGCGCTGGGTGAAGATTTTGATATCAAGCGCTTCCACAACGCGGTGCTCGAAAAGGGCGCGGTACCGCTCGATGTGCTGGAAAGCCAGATCGACGCCTGGATAACGGCGGAGAAAAACCGCTTTGGCCGAAACTCGCTAAAGCAATGA
- a CDS encoding UPF0149 family protein encodes MPDFHTLNDALENADACCGAAEAPGMLCGILCAEAQQSGTRWLAEIFPANGQQAQPGDCREPLGELFAQTYRGLEEGQMEFMPLLPGDGEALDQRTDSLGKWCQGFLSGLGLGGLGDTQDRLPESVSEVMTDLAQIAKAINGGGDAEEGEAAFTEVLEYLRVSVQLIYEELAGLRGPVGERPVTH; translated from the coding sequence ATGCCTGACTTTCACACGCTAAACGATGCCCTGGAAAACGCCGATGCATGCTGTGGAGCAGCCGAGGCGCCCGGTATGTTGTGCGGGATTTTGTGCGCCGAGGCGCAACAGTCTGGAACTCGCTGGCTTGCCGAGATTTTCCCGGCTAACGGGCAACAGGCGCAGCCGGGAGATTGCCGCGAGCCCCTGGGCGAGTTGTTCGCGCAGACCTATCGCGGGCTCGAAGAGGGGCAAATGGAATTCATGCCACTGTTGCCGGGGGATGGCGAAGCCCTGGACCAGCGAACGGACAGCCTGGGCAAGTGGTGTCAGGGGTTCTTGAGCGGGCTTGGTCTGGGTGGTCTGGGCGATACGCAGGACCGGCTGCCTGAGAGCGTCAGCGAAGTGATGACCGATCTCGCGCAGATCGCGAAGGCGATCAACGGCGGGGGCGATGCGGAAGAAGGGGAGGCTGCATTCACCGAGGTACTCGAGTATCTTCGGGTAAGCGTTCAACTCATCTACGAAGAGCTCGCCGGCCTGCGTGGCCCCGTGGGTGAACGGCCCGTGACACATTAG
- a CDS encoding aminopeptidase P N-terminal domain-containing protein: protein MTPTEFARRRRQLMRMIGSGGIAILPAAPEKIRNRDTTYPFRQDSDFIYLTGFDEPDAVAVLIPGRAHAEYILFCRERDPSRETWDGPRAGPEGAQADHGADDAFPISDIDEILPGLMEHCERVYYTMGAHPDFDTQVMGWFDGLRNRGQSDGLIPREFVALDHLLHDMRLYKSRREISALRKAARIAAAAHKKLMAACRPGIMEYELEAELLHEFKRNGCETAYQPIVGSGPNSCVLHYVKNNRRMEDGEMLLVDAGCEYRGYASDVTRSMPVNGRFSIEQKAVYQIVLDAQKAAIEKVSPRCHWNEPHDAAIKTITRGLVKLGLLKGRVPSLIKSAAYKKFFMHRTGHWLGMDVHDVGDYRVGEEWRHLEPGMVMTVEPGIYIPPGTKGVARKWWGIGVRIEDDVLITKDGCEVLSRDVPREIADIEALMSGGI, encoded by the coding sequence ATGACGCCAACAGAATTTGCACGCCGCCGCCGGCAGTTGATGCGGATGATCGGCAGCGGCGGGATTGCGATCCTGCCGGCGGCGCCGGAGAAGATTCGCAACCGCGACACCACATATCCATTTCGCCAGGATAGCGATTTTATTTACCTGACCGGCTTTGACGAGCCGGATGCGGTTGCGGTACTGATACCCGGGCGCGCGCATGCCGAATACATCCTTTTTTGCCGTGAGCGGGACCCATCGCGGGAGACCTGGGACGGGCCAAGAGCAGGTCCTGAGGGCGCGCAGGCCGACCACGGCGCCGATGACGCGTTTCCGATATCGGATATCGATGAGATTCTTCCCGGCCTGATGGAACACTGCGAGCGTGTTTATTACACGATGGGCGCACACCCGGATTTTGATACGCAGGTTATGGGCTGGTTCGACGGCTTGCGCAATCGCGGGCAAAGCGACGGGCTGATACCGCGGGAATTCGTCGCGCTCGATCATCTGTTGCACGATATGCGCCTTTACAAGAGTCGCCGCGAAATCAGCGCATTGCGCAAGGCCGCGCGCATCGCCGCCGCCGCCCACAAAAAACTGATGGCAGCGTGCAGGCCCGGGATCATGGAATACGAACTCGAGGCAGAACTGCTCCACGAGTTCAAGCGGAACGGATGCGAAACGGCTTATCAGCCCATCGTCGGATCCGGGCCAAACAGCTGCGTTCTTCATTATGTGAAAAATAACCGCCGCATGGAGGACGGGGAAATGCTGCTGGTGGACGCCGGCTGCGAGTATCGCGGTTATGCGTCGGACGTTACTCGCAGCATGCCTGTCAATGGCCGCTTTTCGATCGAGCAGAAGGCGGTCTACCAGATAGTCCTGGACGCGCAAAAGGCCGCGATCGAAAAAGTCTCACCGCGCTGTCACTGGAACGAACCGCATGACGCAGCAATCAAAACCATCACCCGCGGCCTGGTAAAGCTGGGCCTGTTGAAGGGGCGTGTACCCTCGCTGATCAAATCCGCTGCCTACAAGAAATTTTTCATGCACCGCACCGGCCATTGGCTGGGAATGGATGTCCACGACGTTGGCGATTATCGCGTCGGTGAAGAGTGGCGTCACCTGGAGCCCGGGATGGTCATGACCGTGGAGCCCGGAATTTATATCCCGCCCGGGACCAAGGGGGTCGCCAGGAAGTGGTGGGGGATCGGCGTGCGTATCGAAGACGATGTCCTGATAACCAAGGACGGTTGCGAAGTCCTGAGCCGCGATGTGCCCAGGGAAATTGCCGACATCGAGGCCTTGATGAGCGGCGGGATCTGA
- a CDS encoding UbiH/UbiF/VisC/COQ6 family ubiquinone biosynthesis hydroxylase, protein MKTPTVCIVGGGMVGCALAALLGRDQRYPGTVVLLEAGDPPVLNDDYDLRVVALATTSQRVLEAAGAWREIAATRISPYREMQVWDAGSKPGFPGSVHFSAAEVGAAALGHIVENQLIRHALWQSLAGMERVIVRSNCRVGDLRLGDETARLVLADGEVMDCTLVVAADGASSPIREMAEIETTGWSYRQKAVVTHVQSQLPHRETAWQRFLPSGPLAFLPLADGRSSVVWSNTVDGADRLLGLNDRQFLGELEVASDGTLGRMLACGKRAAFPLRLLHARNYCRQRLVLIGDAAHAIHPLAGQGANLGFLDAAALHETLVKALQAGEDPGDRSVLRRYERWRKSDNLAMLAAMDGIKRLFGNDLPSLARIRSLGLSLVNALPPARKAFVRRAMGMSGDLPELLTRPAHSGRGLGEEIR, encoded by the coding sequence ATGAAAACGCCCACGGTCTGCATTGTTGGCGGTGGCATGGTCGGTTGCGCGCTGGCCGCGTTGCTTGGCCGCGATCAGCGCTACCCAGGCACCGTGGTGTTGCTCGAAGCCGGCGATCCGCCGGTGCTAAACGACGACTACGATCTTCGCGTCGTCGCGCTTGCCACCACTTCTCAGCGCGTACTGGAAGCCGCCGGGGCCTGGCGAGAGATCGCCGCGACGCGCATTTCACCCTATCGCGAGATGCAAGTCTGGGATGCCGGCTCGAAGCCGGGGTTCCCCGGTTCGGTGCATTTTTCCGCCGCCGAAGTGGGCGCGGCAGCGCTTGGCCACATCGTCGAGAATCAGTTGATTCGCCACGCCTTATGGCAGTCGCTGGCTGGCATGGAGCGGGTCATTGTTCGTTCGAACTGCCGGGTCGGCGATCTGCGGCTGGGCGATGAGACAGCCAGATTGGTGTTGGCTGACGGGGAAGTGATGGATTGCACATTGGTGGTGGCCGCTGACGGCGCTTCGTCGCCGATCCGCGAAATGGCGGAAATCGAAACCACCGGCTGGTCTTACCGGCAAAAGGCGGTCGTTACCCACGTGCAAAGCCAGCTCCCGCATCGGGAAACGGCCTGGCAACGATTCCTGCCATCCGGTCCGCTGGCTTTTTTGCCGCTGGCAGATGGGCGCAGTTCCGTGGTTTGGTCGAATACGGTTGACGGCGCCGATCGGCTGCTCGGGTTGAACGACCGGCAATTTCTTGGCGAACTCGAGGTCGCCAGTGACGGAACTTTGGGCCGGATGCTGGCCTGCGGTAAGCGGGCCGCGTTCCCGCTGCGTTTGCTCCATGCACGAAACTATTGCCGGCAGAGGCTGGTATTGATCGGCGACGCGGCGCACGCGATTCATCCGCTGGCCGGACAGGGCGCCAACCTGGGATTCCTCGATGCGGCGGCGCTCCACGAAACATTGGTCAAGGCGTTGCAGGCCGGGGAGGATCCCGGGGACCGTTCGGTTTTGCGCCGCTACGAGCGCTGGCGTAAGAGCGACAACCTGGCCATGCTGGCGGCGATGGATGGTATCAAGCGACTGTTTGGCAACGATCTGCCATCGCTGGCGCGGATTCGCAGTCTTGGGTTGAGCCTGGTCAACGCCTTGCCACCGGCCCGCAAGGCCTTTGTCCGGCGGGCGATGGGAATGAGCGGAGATCTGCCGGAGTTGCTCACCAGGCCGGCACATTCCGGGCGCGGATTAGGCGAGGAGATTCGATGA
- a CDS encoding TIGR02449 family protein, which produces MSRNDSLKLFENELRKLEKRLDELVVITSQLKDENRSLRERQDNLINERASLVQKNEQVRSRVESMITRLKAMEQS; this is translated from the coding sequence ATGTCTAGAAACGACTCGTTAAAACTATTCGAAAATGAGCTTCGCAAGCTGGAAAAGCGCCTTGACGAGCTGGTGGTCATAACCAGCCAGCTAAAGGACGAAAACCGCTCCCTGCGCGAACGTCAGGACAACCTGATCAACGAACGGGCCAGCCTGGTTCAGAAGAACGAGCAGGTACGATCGCGTGTCGAATCCATGATCACTCGCCTTAAAGCGATGGAGCAAAGCTGA
- the ubiH gene encoding 2-octaprenyl-6-methoxyphenyl hydroxylase has translation MQIEQTEFDVIIVGGGMVGASLAVALAPLPLRIAVIEAFDPRQRGVSQPSYDDRSTAIANGSQQILETIGVWAGMAQDATAITDIHISDRGHFGIGRISAAEEKVPALGYVVPNRALGRSLWAALESFDNIRVFCPARLESLVNEGDSVQVALIEEDGKTIQLQGRLVAAADGAQSVVRKILGIDATVWDYDQTAIISNVTTEKPHRNVAYERFTAHGPMAVLPMTEGRSALVWTVPSEQAEEILQLSDRQILDRLQELFGYRLGHWQKIGARVSYPLSMSKAKEQTRHRVAIIGNAAHGLHPIAGQGFNLSLRDVAVLAEVIAGADDPGGPQALEKYRRLRAGDQARVMSFTDALVRVFGNPLTSVQLVRNLALLMFDLLPGGKSLLARHTMGRGGDLPRLARGVPLL, from the coding sequence ATGCAAATTGAGCAGACAGAATTTGATGTCATTATTGTCGGCGGCGGCATGGTCGGTGCATCGCTGGCGGTCGCACTGGCGCCGTTGCCGTTGCGGATTGCAGTGATCGAAGCATTCGATCCGCGACAACGCGGTGTTTCCCAGCCCAGCTATGACGATCGCTCGACCGCAATAGCGAATGGATCGCAGCAAATACTCGAGACCATCGGTGTCTGGGCGGGCATGGCTCAGGATGCGACCGCGATTACCGATATACACATTTCCGATCGCGGTCATTTTGGTATCGGCCGCATCAGCGCCGCGGAAGAAAAGGTCCCGGCTTTGGGATATGTCGTTCCCAACCGTGCGCTGGGCCGGTCGTTGTGGGCGGCGCTCGAGTCTTTTGACAACATCCGGGTGTTCTGCCCGGCGCGTCTGGAGTCGCTGGTCAACGAAGGTGATTCGGTTCAGGTTGCGCTCATCGAAGAAGACGGCAAGACCATCCAACTGCAGGGGCGGCTGGTCGCCGCCGCCGATGGCGCACAATCGGTGGTTAGAAAAATACTCGGCATCGATGCCACTGTCTGGGACTATGACCAGACTGCGATCATCAGTAACGTGACCACGGAAAAGCCGCATCGAAATGTCGCCTACGAACGGTTTACGGCGCATGGGCCGATGGCGGTGTTGCCGATGACCGAAGGCCGCAGCGCGCTGGTATGGACCGTACCGAGCGAGCAGGCTGAGGAAATCCTGCAACTGAGCGACCGGCAGATTCTCGACCGCCTGCAGGAACTGTTTGGCTATCGTCTCGGGCACTGGCAAAAAATCGGCGCGCGGGTCTCCTATCCGCTGAGCATGAGCAAGGCAAAAGAGCAGACCCGGCACCGGGTGGCGATTATCGGCAACGCGGCCCATGGTCTGCACCCGATCGCCGGGCAGGGATTCAATCTCAGCTTGCGGGATGTCGCGGTCCTGGCCGAGGTGATCGCGGGTGCGGACGACCCCGGTGGCCCGCAGGCACTCGAAAAATATCGCCGCTTGCGCGCGGGCGACCAGGCCAGAGTCATGAGTTTCACCGATGCGCTGGTCAGGGTGTTCGGTAACCCGCTGACCTCTGTCCAGCTCGTACGCAACCTCGCGCTGCTCATGTTTGATTTGTTGCCCGGTGGCAAAAGCCTTTTGGCCAGGCATACCATGGGCCGCGGCGGCGATCTGCCCAGGTTGGCGCGGGGTGTCCCGTTGCTATGA
- a CDS encoding DUF4404 family protein — translation MPHAELEKLLDELQQELAEGSSLDDDAKAQLAELHASIGHLLAEGAQETPANLAETVSGNIDRFETSHPALTMVLGRIADILNKLGI, via the coding sequence ATGCCGCACGCCGAACTGGAAAAACTACTCGATGAGTTGCAGCAGGAGCTGGCCGAGGGGAGCAGCCTGGATGACGATGCGAAGGCTCAGCTGGCAGAGTTGCATGCCAGCATTGGCCATCTATTGGCCGAAGGCGCGCAGGAAACGCCGGCCAACCTGGCCGAGACGGTTAGCGGAAATATCGATCGCTTTGAAACCAGCCATCCCGCGCTGACGATGGTACTCGGTAGGATTGCCGATATTCTCAACAAGCTCGGTATCTGA
- the ispG gene encoding flavodoxin-dependent (E)-4-hydroxy-3-methylbut-2-enyl-diphosphate synthase, producing MSIDRRKSTVCRVGGISIGGDAPIVVQSMTNTDTTDIEATVSQVLELAQAGSELVRITVNNIEAAKAVPEIRERLDQLDCDTPLIGDFHFNGHKLLREVGACGDALAKFRINPGNVGRGKKRDPQFTEMIEVACKKNKAVRIGVNWGSLDQDLLTSLMDENSARREPLDARRVVLEAMQQSALRSASRAEEIGLGHEQIILSCKMSGVQDLIAVYQDLAGRCDYPLHLGLTEAGMGSKGIVASTAALGVLLQQGIGDTIRISLTPEPGASRAREVQVAQEILQSMGLRAFSPVVIACPGCGRTTSTIFQELAQEIQADIRQRMPEWRERYPGVENMSVAVMGCVVNGPGESKHANIGISLPGSGEKAVAPVYEDGKKTVTLKGDNIAGEFKGLVADYIRSHYSEKHGQ from the coding sequence ATGAGTATCGATCGTAGAAAATCCACGGTTTGCCGGGTCGGCGGAATAAGCATCGGCGGTGACGCGCCGATCGTGGTCCAGTCCATGACCAATACCGATACCACCGATATCGAGGCGACGGTCAGCCAGGTTCTTGAACTGGCCCAGGCCGGTTCCGAGTTGGTACGAATCACCGTCAACAATATCGAGGCAGCCAAAGCCGTGCCGGAGATTCGCGAGCGCCTGGATCAACTCGATTGCGATACGCCGCTGATCGGCGATTTTCACTTCAACGGCCACAAGCTGCTGCGCGAAGTCGGCGCCTGCGGCGATGCGCTCGCCAAGTTCCGCATCAACCCCGGCAACGTCGGCCGCGGCAAAAAGCGCGACCCCCAGTTCACCGAGATGATCGAAGTCGCCTGCAAGAAAAACAAAGCGGTGCGCATCGGCGTCAACTGGGGCAGCCTGGATCAGGATTTGCTGACCTCGCTGATGGACGAAAACTCGGCCCGCCGCGAGCCGCTGGATGCGCGCCGGGTCGTGCTGGAGGCCATGCAGCAATCCGCCCTGCGCAGCGCCAGCCGTGCCGAGGAGATCGGCCTGGGGCACGAACAGATTATCCTGTCTTGCAAGATGTCGGGCGTTCAGGACTTGATCGCGGTTTACCAGGACCTGGCGGGACGTTGCGACTATCCGTTGCACCTGGGCCTGACCGAGGCAGGCATGGGCAGCAAGGGCATAGTTGCCTCGACCGCCGCGCTGGGCGTGCTGCTGCAACAAGGCATCGGCGACACCATACGTATTTCGCTGACGCCGGAACCGGGCGCTTCGCGCGCCCGGGAAGTCCAGGTCGCACAAGAAATACTGCAAAGCATGGGCCTGCGCGCGTTCTCGCCGGTGGTCATCGCCTGCCCGGGTTGCGGACGCACCACCAGCACGATTTTCCAGGAACTGGCCCAGGAAATCCAGGCCGATATCCGGCAACGCATGCCCGAATGGCGGGAACGTTACCCTGGCGTAGAAAACATGAGCGTCGCGGTGATGGGCTGCGTCGTTAACGGCCCTGGCGAAAGCAAACACGCCAACATCGGCATCAGCTTGCCGGGCAGCGGCGAAAAAGCGGTGGCGCCGGTATACGAAGACGGTAAGAAAACGGTTACGCTTAAAGGCGATAATATCGCCGGGGAATTCAAGGGACTGGTAGCCGACTATATTCGCAGTCACTACTCGGAAAAACATGGACAATAA